AGTTTCCtgtccaaattaaaaaaaagtgtaGTAGGTGAGTATAGAAGTACCTGCGCAATGGAGAGGTAATCACTAACTGAACAGTGTTTAGTAATCCTGATTTAATGATTTCTTTCCTTCGCTCAGAAACCTACAAAATTATATCGAATTTTTTTCAGAACATTAAAATTGATAAGGAATCTAATAACTTTTTAACCAAAGTTTAATATTGGTATTAAATTAACCACTGAAATTTTGATAAATGtcaaaaaatctcaaaatagtATATTTTCAAACAAGAATTTCAcacttttttctattttctattttttttttgctaaatttctattttctattttctattttctattttctcaTGAAAGATTCTTTTAAAATACTACTAATACTAATAATCTCATATTTATATACAGGAGCCAGGAGGACATCTCAGTTTGTCTCATTCGCACCTGTTGGATACCCATTGGAGAGAGACAGGcatctaagagcatctccaatggtgttacccACCATTGGAGTCCCTAAGACtagaatattgtttttttttttttgaataggtTAGGACTCTTAACCATAATTGTATCTCCAATGGTGTTATTCATCATGGagttcttagattttttttttttgaattgaatttTAGAACTTTGGAAtttttatgtgtatatatgtgtacatCCATGCATAGTTTTCCTTGAAAGAAGGTGTTCCATTCAAAATGTTGTTCTACACTTCATAAACTTGACAATTACTTGAATgtctaaaatcatttttatctaGTCACATAGAGAAGCGAATGAAAATTCATGGTACCTTTCAGGAGCTTCATCCAAACTACTTTCGCCATCTTCATCAACTTCACCCATTATGCAATCATCCAAGCTACTCTTTCCATCTTCATCGATCTCACCTACTTCCCATGTTgcaaaaagagaaaagaaacaacATGAAATTTGAAACATGAATACAGGATATAAAAGCAGTAACGGGATACACACATGTAGAAAACAAATCTATTGGATCTTCTTCCACATTCtttccttcttcctcctccGAATCTGATCCCCACCTGTCTCCTCCATCATCAAAGTCCCACCTTTCTCCATCCGGAGGCATCCAAAAGTCAAGCTCCTGCTCTTGAGCATCTTCAACATTCTCATGTTCGAGTTCATCCATAACAACATCCTCTCTATTTTCTTCCTTCTCATCTGACgtcttgtttttcttcttctccttcttagtcttcttctccttctttttattcttcttcttttcttccttCACCACAGTTTCTCCACCTTCCTCTGGAATAGCACCagactctttctctctttctttctcccCTGTTAAACATGCAACAACACAACCGTTAACAAGTTTTGCAACATAAACAACTCTCATCAAGAGCCAAGAGATCGTTTATATCTTCGTTATAAATCCCTGCTTGCATCCTTGTGGTGAAGCAAAGAAAAGCTAATCAAAAACATTGTACAAATAACACTAAATCTAAAGAAAAAACACTTGACAAGTTAGGAGATGAACCTGATATACATTCTCAAACAAATCATTAACAGCAAGAGGGATGATTCCTGGTTCACTCTGTGAGCCTCGCATCGTATGCGTCTTCCCACTGTTCGTTTGACCATAAGCAAAGACGGTTCCTCCAAAATGAAATAGAAACTCAGTACTGAAATATCTCAAAATCGAAGCAAAACTAATCGAACAGCTACGTGAATCATCTGAGGATTACCGTTGAATCCCCGAACGGCAGCAGCGAAGAGATCTTCCACGGGCTCTTCATCGCGTCCTCCGTGGAAAGCGGACGAGATCTGACTGAGACGTGTATTCTCTCCATCTCCGAACCCCGATTATCTTCTCCGAGATCTTCCACGGGCTCTTCATCGCGTCTCTTTTCTCAGAGCCAAATGGCCTTTCGCCTtccacaaattttttttttcgtgaTGGAGAGTGAATGTTTTTTTTCACACGCAAAACGCAAACCCCAGATGGACCACTCACACTTTGGACACGTACACAAGGACTTGATCCTTCTAATCCTTATTCAAGGATCAATCCTTCCGTAATCGAGcatatgtattaatattttaatcaaattaacCTATGTTATCGTGCTAAGAATTGGTTAAATCCTCCTTTGCGGATGCTCTAACAGCTTGTAAGATTCCAGTTCTCCTTTCTCTATTCCTACATTGTGGATTCCTTGTGCATGTCTCACCTATCATCCATTTCCGGTCCAACACAAGATATTAGAATCTATCCCATGTATCCTTTACCTATAAACGTACTATATATCTCAAAATCAAGCCATGATTTACAATGTGAAAGTTCCACCTTTATCAAACtgtgaaatttcaaaattcaacCTGTTGACGTCATTATGGAATTctctaaattatttattatccCTATTTGATGCTCACAAAGTAGTTGAGTAACCCCACACACAATGGTTAGATATGATCGCTCTTAAAACTATGTCAATAATATTGTATATGATTCGTTGATGAATTTCAAATCAAATCACATGATTATTTTCGAAGTTTATATTTATGACATAGGCCAACTGATGGAAGGTGAATATTGTTATCATTATACTTGGTGATATCTTGTAGGTTTGTATGTTTTGACTGTTTTTTTGTGCTTACGTTTGCCTATACCTTATTATAAATGTGCACTTTTCAACTTTATCTAAATACTTTTTGCAAGCAATTTTGTTAATTGTAAACATAGTTAATCGCAAAGGGAAACAATATTTGTGTTTGCATTTTGTTAATTATAGGATTTTATGCACGCAAAcaaattgtttaaatttttttttaaacaaattgtTTGATTTTCTAAAGAACAtgagttataaaaaaatcttctcTCAGGGGAATgtaaacacaaaagaaaaaatatgtttgGAAAGATCGAAACAAACAACATAGAAGAACTACTTCAAATGTATATGTATTCTCTTTTCGAAAAAGGTCTCCTGATGAAGAAAGTTAACCAGCAGTCGTGAATATTTTCCAAAAGATTGAGACtgaattgaaatatataaatggtCAGACTAACCAGATGAATGGTTTTGAAATTGCGCAGCGCCTTAACTCCACTCAAATCCATGTATATACGTACTCACCTCTCTAGACGACCTCTTCACCCAAtgtttacaaaatcaatatCGTTTGTTCTTTCTTCGTCTAGCTTAGACACTCAtgtttatcatatatataatacacaCGACGTGTACATATCCAGTTCCTTCTACTCACTTTCATATATGGAACGATGTAAAAAACTCACTTTCCTGGAACCAGCCCAGAAACTTCTTCGAAATGTAAATTAATTGCCTCTCTTTTAAGTATTGACGTAGGTCAATTGCCTTGACTCAAGTCAATGCCGACGTGTTGACTGGAAGTGGATCATGGATgggattttttttgttgataaattgACTGAATGGTGAATGTTCCTCTAAATTTATACCGTTCGTTTATATTTCCATTTTccgtatattatatttttgtctattctgttttttaaaaaattatggataataacttaaaatttaagaaaatatataggttgtgtatttttgaaatttttatgttAACATTTGTTTAATATCCCTCCATTTTAATAGATAATAGTATTATAAAAGTAGACAtagattaaaaaacatttaaaacacaAGAACATCATTAACTGTACATCTATTCATAATTTATACCAATAGTAAACTAAACTGCATAATATCATTGTTGGTACAATATCAGTATCagtcataaattttattttaaaaattaaaattttatctagTTTCAAACAGTTTTTTTCTctaataatgtatttaaaaacGAAGGGAGTAATGAATAAAATTGTagccaataataaaaaaatattgtagaaATAgtcacataaaataaataaattaaattttgacatataattataaaatattttattaaattaaatagaaaaaactgAAACACTTTTTACAATGTAACAAAtagaatatatgtaaaaatcattatttcggtaaaataaaataaatactattttaagaaataaagatatatatagCTCTATCTGAGAATCCATTTTTGGTTTTCTTACAAGTTAATTTACTCTTTTCTTACAAGTTACAGCTTACAAACAACTCGATCGAAAAATTAAAAGTTCAAAACCGGCCGTATTCCACACTCCATTCGACAACATCTCACACACGCTACagactcttttcttttttttaattttttttttgtttaacaggAGGTTCGAAGGCGGACGCGATGTCACCTACGCCACGCTTAACTCAACTGACTAATCCCCTGGCCCGGAACCAATCGGCGCCAATACCCATTATCCAAGAGACGCGATGACACTAACGCCACGCTTAACTCAACTTGGGAAGGACGTAAAATATTCGATGGCTACATGGGATATTTGAACATGGATCCTTATTAGCGTTGTAGCAGCTTCAAGACCACTGGGCCACGCTACAGACTCAAAAACAAACTCAAGGACAATATGTCTTTGCAGACAGTAGATCTGCAAACTCAAGGACAATATGTCTAACCGAAAATTTCTCTTTATtcaatacattttttaaaaaatgcagaATACTATAAGTAGATAGGCGTAAGGCGAGCGGCTCAGGCAATCGAAGAAGCTCAACAATACTGAACTTCatgaataaaacaataaaatatttattaaataacttcTTCAACGAGGGTTTTAGTAAAGGCTCTGTAAACTAacattttgacccaaaaaaaggCTCTGTAAACTCTTTGAAATTTTCTCCGTAGAATCAAATCTCCGTAGAAGAACTAAagctgaaaaataaaaatataacaaaaaaaaacaaaggtcaAGAAAtggataattattattaattattataaattattccTGATTTAGATCATACTAACCTTTTGTCTACAATCACAACAGTACGAATTTCGCAATTAGCAAACCTGTAAGAAACACATAACCTATCCTTAATTATAAGTATACAAAAGAATTAATAAGTTGGTCACTGCAAAGGATGAAAggatatcatatatttttataaacctcTTGCAAAGTTCATGTCTAACTGACACGTCACAATCGTTTGCGAACACATACAACATGTGCTGCAAAACTATGCCATGGCTAACAACTGCAACCTCTTTCTCTGGTCTCTTCCATAACCTGATAATAGAaaattcttaatatatttttcactaTATGCCAATGTTATTTAACTTCACGAAGTTAAGATTCAAAAGGATTACCATTTCATGAACTCTAACCCCCTCGCCAAAATCTCTTCTTCAGATTCTCGAACATCGGACCTCCATAGATTGTCCTCTTCACTTTCAATCTATAATATCATCCAGAATATACGTGTTATAGAAATCATCATATGTATCGTTGATAATATATTGAGAAATTAGCTTAATATGTTATATAGCTTTCCAAgaataagattatttttttctcagaaaaaaaagaataagattttataaatgaaGGAAAAGTGAGAGATGATACTACTTGCCTGAGAGAAATCAATGGTGGGGAAAATAGTTTGATACTCGCTCACGTTTCTTCTCATATCAGGAGGACGTACTCCCTGGGTGCACATACATATCTTTTATAGTATTTtcgatatatatgtatattattctTTTGACTAAAAGATTTTcgacatatattttttttttttgagaaaagattttGAATATTTCTTTCACATGAGTTTGTTTTAAGCACTGAATGTAAGAGACAATTCTCCATGTATCAGTCATACATTACGGTCTCGAGCAACCTCAAGTGCCAAAATGGAAGGGCTGCTTGTCATATTTGGTTGTTTATCTTCATTTCCAAAAACACCAACCGCGGTTTGCATAGTTCTATATTACAACGAAAATTTAATTAGTCCAAGTCACTATGAAACAAAAAGGAATACAacagaaataaaataatcaacTTTAAAGCCTTTATTACTTGTATGCAAATATATATTACCTCAGCAAAGGAGAAGTTACAACTAGCTCAACCCTCTTTAGTAGCCCGCTTGAAACAACACGTTCACGGAGGTTCTCAACCTTTAGAGATGCATTAAGCGATTAGAAATAATGCGTGAGATTTATGTCTTTCAGTTATGGATTTTACTCGATTTAAAATTTGGGAgttcagtttttattttctctatctCACTCTACTATACATAAAACAACGAAAATGAACTAGATAAGGAGCAACCTAGCATGTATATGTCTTAGCTAGTCAATCAGAATGAATGGGTTTCATTCAATTCAGAACCAACTCGATAATCAGTATGTGACGGGTCACAATGAACTCGATCGATTACGATCCACCACTGATCAACAAAACGCAAAGGTGCATGAAGGTGCAGGTGCATATTACAATTTC
The Raphanus sativus cultivar WK10039 chromosome 1, ASM80110v3, whole genome shotgun sequence DNA segment above includes these coding regions:
- the LOC108809600 gene encoding UPF0329 protein ECU05_1680/ECU11_0050 isoform X3, whose product is MRVVYVAKLVNGCVVACLTGEKEREKESGAIPEEGGETVVKEEKKKNKKKEKKTKKEKKKNKTSDEKEENREDVVMDELEHENVEDAQEQELDFWMPPDGERWDFDDGGDRWGSDSEEEEGKNVEEDPIDLFSTCEIDEDGKSSLDDCIMGEVDEDGESSLDEAPERYHEFSFASLCD
- the LOC108809600 gene encoding UPF0329 protein ECU05_1680/ECU11_0050 isoform X2, which encodes MRVVYVAKLVNGCVVACLTGEKEREKESGAIPEEGGETVVKEEKKKNKKKEKKTKKEKKKNKTSDEKEENREDVVMDELEHENVEDAQEQELDFWMPPDGERWDFDDGGDRWGSDSEEEEGKNVEEDPIDLFSTLGEIDEDGKSSLDDCIMGEVDEDGESSLDEAPERFLSEGKKSLNQDY
- the LOC130504158 gene encoding phosphoglycerate mutase-like protein 1, with translation MDTRFLYPLESCKIIHLLRHGQAVHNVEAEKDRNALLSPHLFDAPLTDHGHQQVENLRERVVSSGLLKRVELVVTSPLLRTMQTAVGVFGNEDKQPNMTSSPSILALEVARDRNGVRPPDMRRNVSEYQTIFPTIDFSQIESEEDNLWRSDVRESEEEILARGLEFMKWLWKRPEKEVAVVSHGIVLQHMLYVFANDCDVSVRHELCKRFANCEIRTVVIVDKSFSSSTEI